In Mycolicibacterium alvei, a single window of DNA contains:
- the eccCa gene encoding type VII secretion protein EccCa → MTTKKFTPTIKRGPRLTPGEINVAPPDDLGIDIPPSGMQKAMPWVMGGCMLGMIAIMIFTGVRQLSPYMLMMPLMMIMGTVGMMGSGGGGGKKVPEINADRKEYLRYLAGLRTRVTSSASAQVAFFGYHAPHPDDLLSIIGTHRQWSRQANSDFYAATRIGIGAEIAVDRLLKPNTSGDLAGPQGAPQPHLEPVSHMWVTKFLRTHGLIHDCPKLVQLRTFPTIAVGGDAEGAAGLLTAMICHLAVFHPPDLLQIRVLTDNPEDPKWSWLKWLPHVQHQTDTDAAGPTRLVYTRPDGLSDLTARGPHSADAAPGGPYVIVVDLTGGKAGFPVDGRAGVTVLTLGNHRGSAYRLRADADGTADDKLPNQNYREVTRVVDRMTPAQAGRIARKLAGWSITGTIIDKNVRVQKKVSKEWHHLVGAKSVEEVTPARWRMFTDTDRDRLKIPFGHELKTGEVMTLDIKEGAEFGAGPHGMLIGTTGSGKSEFLRTMILSLVATHHPDQINLLLTDFKGGSTFLGMEKLPHTAAVVTNMEEEAELVGRMGEVLTGELDRRQQILRQAGMQVGAAGALSGVAEYEKHRERGADLPPLPTLFVVVDEFAELLQNHPDFIALFDRICRVGRSLRVHLLLATQSLNTGGVRIDKLEPNLTYRIALRTTSSSESKAVIGTPEAQYITNKESGVGFLRVGMEDPVKFSTLYTGANYVPEVEDSVDGEARPREKRQARVRIHQFTTTPIFDTAMSS, encoded by the coding sequence GGGTCATGGGTGGCTGCATGCTCGGCATGATCGCGATCATGATCTTCACCGGCGTGCGTCAGCTGTCCCCGTACATGCTGATGATGCCGTTGATGATGATCATGGGCACCGTCGGCATGATGGGCAGCGGCGGAGGCGGCGGCAAGAAGGTCCCCGAGATCAACGCCGACCGTAAGGAATACCTGCGGTACCTGGCCGGCCTGCGCACCCGTGTGACGTCGTCGGCGTCGGCCCAGGTGGCCTTCTTCGGTTACCACGCACCGCATCCCGACGATCTGCTGTCGATCATCGGTACGCACCGGCAGTGGTCGCGTCAGGCCAACTCCGACTTCTACGCTGCCACCCGGATCGGCATCGGCGCCGAGATCGCGGTGGACCGGTTGCTCAAGCCGAACACCAGCGGCGATCTGGCCGGCCCGCAGGGCGCACCGCAGCCCCACCTGGAGCCGGTCAGCCACATGTGGGTGACGAAGTTCCTGCGGACCCACGGCCTGATCCACGATTGCCCGAAACTTGTTCAGCTGCGGACCTTTCCGACCATCGCCGTGGGTGGCGACGCGGAGGGTGCCGCGGGCCTGCTGACCGCGATGATCTGTCATCTGGCGGTGTTCCATCCGCCGGACCTGCTGCAGATCCGGGTGCTCACCGACAACCCCGAAGATCCGAAGTGGTCGTGGCTCAAGTGGTTGCCGCACGTCCAGCACCAGACCGATACCGACGCGGCCGGGCCCACCCGCCTCGTCTACACCCGCCCCGACGGTCTGAGCGACCTGACCGCGCGTGGCCCGCACAGCGCCGACGCCGCACCCGGTGGCCCCTACGTGATCGTGGTGGACCTGACCGGCGGCAAGGCCGGCTTCCCGGTCGACGGCCGGGCCGGCGTCACGGTGCTCACCCTCGGTAACCACCGGGGTTCGGCGTACCGCCTCCGGGCCGACGCCGACGGAACCGCCGACGACAAGCTGCCGAACCAGAACTACCGCGAGGTGACCCGCGTCGTCGACCGGATGACCCCGGCGCAGGCCGGCCGGATCGCCCGCAAGCTGGCCGGCTGGTCGATCACCGGGACGATCATCGACAAGAACGTCCGGGTGCAGAAGAAGGTCTCCAAGGAATGGCACCACCTCGTGGGTGCCAAGTCGGTCGAGGAGGTGACCCCGGCGCGCTGGCGGATGTTCACCGACACCGACCGGGACCGGCTCAAGATCCCGTTCGGGCACGAGCTCAAGACCGGCGAGGTGATGACGCTCGACATCAAGGAGGGCGCCGAGTTCGGTGCCGGCCCGCACGGCATGCTGATCGGAACGACCGGTTCGGGTAAGTCGGAGTTCCTGCGCACCATGATCCTGTCGCTGGTGGCCACGCACCACCCCGACCAGATCAACCTGCTGCTCACCGACTTCAAGGGCGGTTCGACCTTCCTGGGCATGGAGAAACTGCCGCACACCGCGGCCGTCGTCACCAACATGGAAGAGGAAGCCGAACTGGTCGGCCGCATGGGCGAGGTGCTCACCGGTGAACTCGACCGGCGCCAGCAGATCCTGCGTCAGGCCGGTATGCAGGTGGGTGCCGCCGGTGCGCTGTCCGGTGTGGCCGAGTACGAGAAGCACCGCGAGCGCGGTGCGGACCTACCGCCGTTGCCGACGTTGTTCGTGGTGGTCGACGAGTTCGCCGAGTTGCTGCAGAACCACCCGGACTTCATCGCGCTGTTCGACCGCATCTGTCGTGTGGGTCGGTCGCTGCGCGTGCACCTGCTGCTCGCCACCCAGTCGCTGAATACCGGCGGCGTGCGGATCGACAAGCTCGAGCCGAACCTCACCTACCGAATTGCGTTGCGTACCACCAGCTCTTCGGAGTCCAAGGCGGTGATCGGTACGCCCGAGGCGCAGTACATCACCAACAAGGAGAGCGGTGTCGGCTTCCTGCGGGTGGGTATGGAGGATCCGGTGAAGTTCAGCACCCTCTACACCGGCGCGAACTATGTGCCCGAGGTGGAGGATTCGGTGGACGGCGAGGCCCGGCCGCGCGAGAAGCGTCAGGCCCGGGTGCGGATTCACCAGTTCACGACGACCCCGATCTTCGATACGGCGATGAGCTCATGA